The Chlorocebus sabaeus isolate Y175 chromosome 16, mChlSab1.0.hap1, whole genome shotgun sequence genome window below encodes:
- the PPY gene encoding pancreatic polypeptide prohormone: MCDCDLMAATRLCLSLLLLSTCVALLLQPLLGAQGAPLEPVYPGDNATPEQMAQYAADLRRYINMLTRPRYGKRHKEDTLAFSEWGSPHAAAPRELSPLDL; this comes from the exons ATGTGTGACTGTGACCTT ATGGCTGCCACACGCCTCTGCCTTTCCCTGCTGCTCCTGTCCACCTGTGTGGCTCTGTTACTACAGCCACTGCTGGGTGCCCAGGGAGCCCCGCTGGAGCCAGTGTACCCAGGGGACAATGCCACGCCAGAGCAGATGGCCCAGTATGCGGCTGATCTCCGCAGATACATCAACATGCTGACCAGACCTAG gTATGGGAAAAGACACAAAGAGGACACGCTGGCCTTCTCGGAGTGGGGGTCCCCGCATGCTGCTGCCCCCAG GGAACTCAGCCCGCTGGACTTGTAA